The Halogranum gelatinilyticum genome contains a region encoding:
- the ribH gene encoding 6,7-dimethyl-8-ribityllumazine synthase has translation MVTLGLVVAQFNESVTGPMAEAGREAAADAGAEIVETYEIPGVYDAPLAADRLARRDDIDAVAVLGAIVTGDTKHDEVIADATAQALTDISLDRDKPVAFGVSGPGMSGAEARERVDKGAEAVSAAIEMVEVLA, from the coding sequence ATGGTCACACTCGGACTCGTGGTGGCGCAGTTCAACGAGAGCGTCACCGGCCCGATGGCGGAGGCAGGCCGCGAGGCCGCCGCCGACGCGGGCGCGGAGATCGTCGAAACGTACGAGATTCCCGGCGTCTACGACGCCCCTCTGGCAGCGGACCGGCTGGCGCGGCGCGACGATATTGACGCCGTCGCCGTCCTCGGTGCCATCGTCACCGGCGACACGAAACACGACGAGGTCATCGCCGACGCGACGGCCCAAGCCCTCACCGACATCAGCTTAGACCGGGACAAACCCGTCGCCTTCGGCGTCTCCGGGCCGGGCATGAGCGGCGCGGAGGCTCGCGAGCGCGTCGACAAAGGAGCGGAAGCGGTTAGTGCCGCCATCGAGATGGTCGAGGTGTTAGCATGA
- a CDS encoding pyridoxal phosphate-dependent aminotransferase, giving the protein MSMEFADRVGRVEPSATLAISDLASKLEAEGKDVVDLSVGEPDFPTPETVIEAAKDAMDAGHTGYAPSNGVPALKDAIVEKLTADGIDCGPENLIVTPGAKQALYETVQSLIDDGDEVVLLDPAWVSYEAMVKLAGGSLNRVDLASHDFQLEPALDDLADAVSDDTELLVVNSPSNPTGAVYTDAALEGVRDLAVEHDITVISDEIYDEITFGVEQTSLASLDGMGDRTVTINGFSKAYSMTGWRLGYICAPEALISQAGKLHSHSVSSAVNFVQHAGIEALQNTDDEVEEMRAAFEERRDMLVDLLAEHDVDVAVPDGAFYMMLPVDDDDQAWAEAALEDAHVATVPGSAFGAPGYVRISYAASEERLREAVERLAENGYF; this is encoded by the coding sequence ATGAGCATGGAGTTCGCAGACCGTGTCGGACGTGTCGAACCGAGCGCGACGCTGGCTATCAGCGACCTCGCGAGCAAGCTTGAGGCCGAAGGCAAGGACGTCGTCGACCTCTCCGTCGGCGAGCCCGACTTCCCGACGCCCGAGACCGTCATCGAGGCCGCCAAGGACGCGATGGACGCGGGCCACACCGGCTACGCGCCGTCGAACGGCGTGCCCGCGCTGAAGGACGCCATCGTCGAGAAGCTCACCGCCGACGGCATCGACTGCGGCCCGGAGAACCTCATCGTCACGCCCGGCGCGAAGCAGGCACTCTACGAGACCGTCCAGTCGCTCATCGACGACGGCGACGAAGTCGTCCTGCTGGACCCCGCGTGGGTCTCCTACGAGGCGATGGTCAAACTCGCCGGCGGCAGCCTGAACCGCGTCGACCTCGCGAGCCACGACTTCCAGCTCGAACCCGCGCTCGACGACCTCGCCGACGCGGTCTCGGACGACACGGAACTCCTCGTCGTCAACTCCCCGTCGAACCCGACCGGCGCGGTCTACACCGACGCGGCACTCGAAGGCGTCCGCGACCTCGCCGTCGAACACGACATCACCGTCATCTCCGACGAGATCTACGACGAGATTACCTTCGGCGTCGAGCAGACCAGTCTCGCTTCCCTCGACGGCATGGGCGACCGCACGGTCACCATCAACGGCTTCTCGAAGGCCTACTCGATGACCGGCTGGCGGCTCGGCTACATCTGCGCTCCCGAGGCTCTCATCTCGCAGGCGGGCAAGCTCCACTCCCACTCGGTCTCCTCGGCCGTCAACTTCGTCCAGCACGCGGGTATCGAAGCCCTGCAGAACACCGACGACGAGGTCGAAGAGATGCGCGCCGCCTTCGAGGAACGCCGCGATATGCTCGTCGACCTGCTGGCCGAACACGACGTCGACGTCGCCGTCCCCGACGGCGCGTTCTACATGATGCTCCCCGTCGACGACGACGACCAGGCATGGGCCGAGGCCGCACTCGAAGACGCCCACGTCGCGACCGTCCCCGGCAGTGCCTTCGGCGCGCCGGGCTACGTCCGCATCTCCTACGCCGCCAGCGAAGAGCGGCTGCGTGAGGCCGTCGAACGCCTCGCCGAGAACGGTTACTTCTAA
- a CDS encoding ABC transporter permease gives MSVVDDLARRFPALLMARRNLSRNQLRSGLAALGIIIGVFAIASLGMFGTTLRAGATGELGDIGNEVVVSPAFSEGVVELTDRDVTRIERAATGTTVVPVKQRQSLVTRGDERTVTTLYGMEQPGALYTATDGRAPDRLRQGAVVGAGLAERFGLQAGNSISVDDKSYRVVAVLAQVDGITLVNPNNAVIVAPSEFETDGYSQVVVAAPTGEAASAAAENIRDSLNGREERVTVFELSSITEGINVFFGILNAFLLGIGSISLIVAGVSILNVMLMSTVERREEIGVLRAVGVQKRDVIRMILLEAALLGLVGGLVGAALALAAGLALNQFVLNDVLVTFQPINVLYLVLAVAFGLTTSVLSGLYPAWKAASERPVDALRK, from the coding sequence GTGAGCGTCGTCGACGACCTCGCCCGGCGGTTCCCGGCACTGTTGATGGCGCGGCGGAACCTCTCGCGCAACCAACTCCGGTCGGGGCTGGCCGCACTGGGAATCATCATCGGTGTCTTCGCCATCGCCTCGCTCGGGATGTTCGGGACGACGCTCCGGGCGGGGGCGACGGGCGAACTCGGCGACATCGGCAACGAGGTCGTCGTCTCACCCGCGTTCAGCGAGGGCGTCGTCGAACTGACCGACCGTGACGTGACACGTATCGAACGGGCGGCGACCGGGACGACGGTTGTCCCGGTCAAACAGCGGCAGAGTCTCGTGACGCGGGGCGACGAGCGGACAGTGACGACGCTCTACGGGATGGAACAGCCCGGCGCGCTCTACACGGCGACGGACGGGCGTGCCCCCGACAGGCTGCGTCAAGGGGCCGTCGTCGGCGCGGGACTCGCCGAGCGGTTCGGTCTCCAGGCCGGCAATTCGATCAGCGTCGACGACAAGTCCTACCGCGTCGTCGCCGTCCTCGCGCAGGTCGACGGCATCACGCTCGTCAACCCGAACAACGCAGTCATCGTTGCGCCCAGCGAGTTCGAGACGGACGGCTACTCGCAGGTCGTCGTCGCCGCGCCGACCGGCGAGGCGGCGTCGGCCGCGGCCGAGAACATCCGCGACAGCCTCAACGGCCGCGAGGAACGCGTCACGGTGTTCGAACTCAGCTCGATCACCGAGGGAATCAACGTCTTCTTCGGCATTCTCAACGCCTTCCTCCTCGGCATCGGCTCCATCTCGCTGATTGTCGCCGGCGTGAGTATCCTGAACGTCATGCTGATGAGTACCGTCGAGCGACGCGAGGAGATCGGCGTGCTACGCGCCGTCGGCGTCCAGAAGCGCGACGTGATTCGGATGATCCTGCTCGAAGCCGCGCTGTTGGGACTCGTCGGCGGCCTCGTGGGGGCGGCACTCGCACTCGCGGCCGGACTCGCCTTGAACCAGTTCGTCCTGAACGACGTGTTGGTGACGTTCCAGCCCATCAACGTGCTCTATCTCGTTCTTGCCGTCGCCTTCGGGCTGACGACGAGCGTCCTCAGCGGGCTCTATCCAGCGTGGAAGGCGGCGAGCGAACGGCCGGTGGACGCGTTGCGGAAGTAA
- a CDS encoding ABC transporter ATP-binding protein: MTREPIIELRDVVKRYDTGGEVVEALKGIDFAAEPGEFVAVMGPSGSGKSTMLNVLGLLDGPTEGQVFLDGRDVTDLSEKEETEERKRSIGFVFQNFYLIPTLTATENVEMPTLFGDDPDARERAEELLTRVGLGDRLEHRPNELSGGQKQRVAIARALINSPRILLADEPTGNLDQKTGRSVLELFLELTEERDVAIIAVTHDPQVSKYADRTITLVDGRMQAWDVHGSGETDESDEAVDSDDAESPDDASGERDGEATSESEATGESKSDPSELPGETEQ; encoded by the coding sequence ATGACACGAGAACCCATCATCGAACTCCGCGACGTCGTCAAGCGGTACGACACCGGCGGGGAGGTCGTCGAGGCACTGAAGGGCATCGACTTCGCGGCCGAACCCGGCGAGTTCGTCGCCGTCATGGGACCCAGCGGCAGCGGCAAGTCGACCATGCTCAACGTGCTCGGCCTGCTCGACGGGCCGACCGAGGGGCAGGTCTTCCTCGACGGCCGGGACGTGACGGACCTCTCCGAGAAGGAGGAGACCGAAGAGCGGAAGCGGTCTATCGGCTTCGTCTTCCAGAACTTCTACCTGATTCCGACGCTGACGGCCACGGAAAACGTCGAGATGCCGACGCTGTTCGGCGACGACCCCGACGCCCGCGAGCGGGCCGAGGAACTGCTGACGCGCGTCGGGCTGGGCGACCGCCTCGAACACCGGCCGAACGAGCTCTCCGGCGGGCAGAAACAGCGCGTCGCCATCGCCCGCGCGCTCATCAACTCGCCGCGCATCCTGCTCGCCGACGAACCGACGGGCAACCTCGACCAGAAGACGGGGAGGAGCGTCCTCGAACTGTTCTTGGAGCTGACCGAGGAGCGCGACGTCGCCATCATCGCCGTCACGCACGACCCGCAGGTCTCGAAGTACGCCGACCGGACGATCACGCTCGTCGACGGCCGGATGCAGGCGTGGGACGTCCACGGGTCGGGCGAGACGGACGAGTCGGACGAGGCGGTGGATTCGGACGACGCAGAGAGTCCGGACGACGCAAGCGGTGAGAGAGACGGCGAGGCGACGAGCGAGAGCGAAGCGACAGGAGAGAGCAAGAGCGACCCGAGCGAACTCCCGGGAGAGACCGAGCAGTGA
- a CDS encoding COG1361 family protein: MTRLLTLLVVLCLVVPATVVDVAAQSDESQTAVASITDVTVSPTQPIVGERFTVTTTIRNAAASQSSLTINEVTLERISGNDVADVRNLGSLAPGGELRIPLTSEFAEVGVKRLRVVVDAESNGEDIELRYPLTVTVREGGPQVSISVDDAVVGTETTATVVVANGEDATARNVRLSLAGENVAVDDGDRVAPQIPSGETREFAFTVRPATTEGAVTATLRYTTAAGDTVTVDERLSLAADPLREDVGLAANVVEGGVEPPVLVDVTNFGNAPLSRVVLSAVADGTVVTRRAVDPIPAESSRSVRFNVSNVPEGDLTVRVDYETGASEGRVETTVPYRTNPGRIELTGVDYEREGDRLYITGSASNVGLSDVDSVIVSVVPGAGVQPARPYREYFVGTVPASDFVSFDLYAAVDANATAIPIRIEYLSDGIEQTSVYEVPIDDRQPTSGPSPATNGPSPLVFFGGGLVVLAVLATGGFLYLRR, translated from the coding sequence ATGACCCGTCTCCTCACCCTCCTCGTCGTTCTCTGTCTCGTCGTCCCCGCGACAGTCGTCGACGTCGCCGCCCAGTCCGACGAGAGCCAAACGGCCGTCGCGTCCATCACCGACGTGACGGTCTCGCCGACCCAGCCCATCGTCGGCGAGCGGTTCACCGTCACGACGACCATCCGCAACGCCGCCGCCAGCCAGTCCAGCCTGACCATCAACGAGGTGACGCTCGAACGCATCTCCGGAAACGACGTCGCCGACGTGCGGAACCTCGGCAGCCTCGCACCGGGGGGCGAACTCCGCATCCCGCTGACCAGCGAGTTCGCAGAGGTCGGCGTCAAGCGACTCCGTGTCGTCGTCGACGCCGAGAGCAACGGCGAGGATATCGAACTCCGATACCCGCTGACCGTCACCGTCCGCGAGGGCGGCCCGCAAGTGAGTATCAGCGTCGACGACGCGGTCGTCGGCACCGAGACGACCGCGACGGTCGTCGTCGCCAACGGCGAGGATGCGACCGCGCGGAACGTCCGACTCAGCCTCGCGGGCGAGAACGTCGCCGTCGACGACGGCGACCGCGTCGCGCCGCAGATTCCAAGCGGTGAGACGCGGGAGTTCGCCTTCACCGTCCGTCCGGCCACGACCGAGGGGGCGGTGACGGCGACGTTGCGCTACACCACCGCCGCTGGCGACACCGTGACCGTCGACGAACGGCTGTCGCTCGCGGCCGACCCGCTCCGTGAGGACGTGGGACTCGCTGCGAACGTCGTCGAGGGCGGCGTCGAACCGCCCGTCCTCGTCGACGTGACGAACTTCGGTAACGCGCCGCTCTCGCGGGTGGTGCTCAGTGCCGTCGCCGACGGGACCGTGGTGACACGCCGTGCGGTCGATCCGATTCCGGCCGAGTCGAGTCGGAGCGTCCGGTTCAACGTCTCGAACGTCCCCGAGGGCGACCTGACGGTCCGCGTCGACTACGAGACGGGTGCCAGCGAGGGCCGCGTGGAGACGACGGTCCCCTACCGGACCAACCCCGGCCGCATCGAGTTGACCGGCGTCGACTACGAGCGCGAGGGCGACAGGCTCTACATCACCGGCAGTGCGAGCAACGTCGGGCTGAGCGACGTCGACAGCGTCATCGTGAGCGTCGTCCCCGGCGCGGGCGTCCAGCCTGCGCGGCCGTACCGCGAGTACTTCGTCGGGACCGTCCCCGCGAGCGACTTCGTCTCCTTCGACCTCTACGCGGCGGTCGACGCGAACGCGACGGCCATCCCCATCCGAATCGAGTATCTCTCCGACGGTATCGAACAGACGAGCGTGTACGAGGTCCCGATAGACGACCGCCAGCCGACGAGCGGCCCGTCACCGGCCACGAACGGCCCGTCGCCGCTCGTCTTCTTCGGCGGCGGACTGGTCGTCCTCGCCGTGCTCGCGACCGGCGGGTTCCTCTATCTCCGACGATGA
- a CDS encoding DEAD/DEAH box helicase has product MHVRDLPLPDPVLDHYESQGIERLYPPQAEAVESGITDGGRLVAAIPTASGKTLIAELAMLTADGPGLYICPLRALAREKYETFSALPGVSVGISTGDYDSPAEELAEHDIVVATSEKVDSAIRNGADWVADLACVVVDEVHLLGAEGRGPTLEVTLANLQRRAPGVQIVALSATVDNPEDIADWLDADLVKTTWRPVDLRTGVYADGLVEFNDGTELRVDVGAVAGAGDGTGGDVPASEDDETEATVALVADAVHNAGGQCLAFVRSRREAENLAERLAREELGDADTVAADLRAVDDTGTGRRLADCVESGVAFHHAGLRSTHRAVVETAFRNRDLKVICATPTLAAGVNVPARRVVVRDQERYTGSAMEPLPVLEVQQMCGRAGRPHLDPYGEAVLVGDERSKDELEERYVDADPEAVESKLRDRTALRTHVLSIVATGFADSRETVLDTLEATFYAHGTPVAELADIVEAVIAELAEMGMLTDHGGSESGTGGGDGDPELAATVLGAQVSKQYVAPESGARIVDGLRTAVDMDPANVTGLTVLQFLADTPDMQDTYLGNRERAAMYQYARDHNAEFTVGMHEAETFERWLETVKTARILYEWTEGESMETIVETYRIGPGDLESRVERAEWLLGAAEALATLLDLDVPELARIRSRL; this is encoded by the coding sequence ATGCACGTCCGGGACCTCCCGCTCCCCGACCCGGTCCTCGACCACTACGAGTCACAGGGCATCGAACGCCTGTATCCGCCGCAGGCGGAGGCCGTCGAGTCCGGCATCACCGACGGCGGCCGACTCGTCGCCGCCATCCCCACGGCCAGCGGCAAGACGCTCATCGCCGAGCTCGCCATGCTGACCGCCGACGGGCCGGGACTCTACATCTGTCCGCTGCGCGCGCTCGCCCGCGAGAAGTACGAGACGTTCTCCGCGCTCCCCGGCGTGAGCGTCGGCATCTCGACGGGCGACTACGACTCGCCGGCCGAGGAACTCGCCGAACACGACATCGTCGTCGCCACGTCTGAGAAGGTCGACTCGGCCATCAGAAACGGCGCGGACTGGGTCGCAGACCTCGCCTGCGTCGTCGTCGACGAGGTCCACCTGCTCGGTGCGGAGGGTCGCGGCCCGACACTCGAAGTGACGCTCGCGAACCTCCAGCGGCGCGCGCCGGGCGTCCAGATCGTCGCGCTCTCGGCGACCGTCGACAACCCCGAGGACATCGCCGACTGGCTCGACGCCGACCTCGTGAAGACGACGTGGCGACCCGTCGACCTCCGGACGGGCGTCTACGCCGACGGACTGGTCGAGTTCAACGACGGAACCGAACTGAGGGTCGACGTGGGGGCTGTCGCGGGCGCAGGCGATGGCACAGGCGGCGACGTCCCCGCCAGCGAGGACGACGAGACGGAGGCCACGGTCGCGCTCGTCGCCGATGCGGTCCACAACGCGGGCGGGCAGTGTCTCGCGTTCGTCCGCTCGCGACGCGAGGCCGAGAACCTCGCGGAGCGACTCGCCCGCGAGGAACTCGGCGACGCCGACACCGTCGCCGCCGACCTCCGCGCCGTCGACGACACTGGAACCGGTCGCCGCCTCGCCGACTGCGTTGAGTCCGGCGTCGCGTTCCACCACGCGGGGCTGCGGAGCACCCACCGCGCGGTCGTCGAGACCGCGTTCCGCAACCGCGACCTGAAGGTCATCTGCGCGACGCCGACGCTCGCGGCGGGCGTCAACGTCCCCGCCCGTCGGGTGGTCGTCCGCGACCAGGAACGCTACACCGGGTCGGCGATGGAGCCGCTGCCCGTCCTCGAAGTCCAGCAGATGTGCGGCCGGGCCGGACGGCCACATCTCGACCCTTACGGCGAGGCGGTGCTCGTCGGCGACGAGCGGTCGAAAGACGAACTTGAAGAGCGGTACGTCGACGCCGACCCCGAAGCCGTCGAATCGAAGTTGCGGGACCGCACGGCCCTGCGGACGCACGTCCTCTCTATCGTCGCGACGGGCTTCGCCGACTCTCGGGAGACGGTGCTCGATACCCTCGAAGCGACGTTCTACGCCCACGGGACGCCCGTCGCGGAGCTGGCCGACATCGTCGAGGCGGTCATCGCCGAACTGGCGGAGATGGGGATGTTGACCGACCACGGCGGGTCGGAGAGTGGGACTGGTGGCGGAGACGGCGACCCCGAACTCGCGGCCACGGTACTCGGCGCGCAGGTGTCGAAGCAGTACGTCGCCCCCGAGAGCGGCGCGCGCATCGTCGACGGACTTCGGACGGCCGTCGACATGGACCCGGCGAACGTGACGGGGCTGACGGTCCTGCAGTTCCTCGCCGATACGCCCGATATGCAGGACACCTATCTCGGCAACCGCGAGCGGGCGGCGATGTACCAGTACGCTCGGGACCACAACGCCGAGTTCACCGTCGGGATGCACGAGGCCGAGACGTTCGAGCGGTGGCTGGAGACGGTCAAGACGGCCCGTATCCTCTACGAGTGGACCGAGGGCGAGTCGATGGAGACCATCGTCGAGACCTACCGTATCGGTCCCGGCGACCTCGAATCGAGAGTCGAACGCGCCGAGTGGCTCCTCGGTGCGGCCGAGGCACTGGCGACGCTCTTGGACCTCGACGTCCCCGAGTTGGCGCGGATACGAAGCCGACTCTAA
- a CDS encoding calcium/sodium antiporter yields the protein MVYAELGLLLVGLVALVVGAERAVAAAADIARFYGVSAFFVGVTVISVGTSVPEMTTSVYAAFYGAGDIVVGNIVGSETAQITLAVGIVALISPIVAERRNVLVYGGAMTLAMVVMLLTLDDGRIQRSEGFLMMLAYVNFVYILYTNEGGEEITEEVVDEELERPGRSLPWVVAGLALVVVGGQLLVTNGVALARVAGVSEYTIGLLTGLGTTAPEIVVAGIAAHRGEGGISVGSLLGSNITDPVFSLGVGALVADVVVTDLAALSGTTTYMLAVSLVVIGLLYWRQGISRRMALVCLALYVPSVVL from the coding sequence GTGGTCTACGCCGAACTCGGTCTGTTGCTCGTCGGTCTCGTCGCGCTCGTCGTCGGCGCGGAGCGTGCCGTCGCGGCCGCCGCCGACATCGCGCGGTTCTACGGCGTCTCGGCGTTCTTCGTCGGCGTCACCGTCATCTCCGTGGGTACCTCGGTGCCGGAGATGACGACCTCCGTCTACGCCGCCTTCTACGGCGCGGGCGACATCGTCGTCGGCAACATCGTCGGCTCCGAGACGGCCCAGATTACGCTGGCCGTCGGCATCGTCGCGCTCATCTCGCCCATCGTCGCCGAACGGCGGAACGTCCTCGTCTACGGCGGGGCGATGACGCTCGCGATGGTCGTCATGCTGCTCACGCTCGACGACGGCCGCATCCAGCGTTCGGAGGGCTTCCTGATGATGCTCGCGTACGTCAACTTCGTCTACATCCTCTACACCAACGAGGGCGGCGAGGAGATCACCGAAGAGGTCGTCGACGAGGAACTCGAACGGCCGGGACGGTCGCTACCGTGGGTCGTCGCTGGCTTGGCACTCGTCGTCGTGGGCGGTCAGCTGCTCGTGACGAACGGCGTCGCGCTGGCTCGCGTCGCCGGCGTCTCGGAGTATACCATCGGTCTGCTGACGGGACTCGGGACGACCGCACCCGAGATCGTCGTCGCCGGTATCGCGGCCCACCGCGGCGAAGGCGGTATCTCGGTCGGCTCACTTCTCGGCTCGAACATCACGGACCCCGTCTTCTCGCTCGGCGTGGGCGCGCTCGTCGCCGACGTCGTCGTCACCGACCTCGCGGCCCTCTCGGGAACGACGACCTACATGCTCGCGGTCTCGCTCGTCGTCATCGGGCTTCTCTACTGGCGACAGGGAATTTCAAGACGGATGGCACTCGTCTGTCTCGCGCTCTACGTCCCGAGTGTCGTCCTCTGA
- the rbcL gene encoding type III ribulose-bisphosphate carboxylase: MSGITYEDFLDLSYTPTETDLVCTFRIAPADGMSMEAAASRVASESSNGTWAALHIDDTFTDMGATTFAIDGDTIKVAYPAGLFEAGNMPQVLSCIAGNIMGMKAVDTIRLEDCEWPEAIVSGYRGPQFGSGVRSEIFGVEDRPILATVPKPKVGLSTAKHAEVGYEAWVGGVDLLKDDENLTDQPFNPFSDRLTESLAMRDKAQDETGEVKSYLVNVTAETNEMLERADEVASQGNEYVMVDVVTCGWAAVQTLRERCEELGLAIHAHRAMHAAFDRLPDHGVSMRVLAQVSRLCGVDQLHTGTAGLGKLANEDTVGINEWLRSDLYGMTDVLPTASGGLHPGLVPALMDATGTNMCIQVGGGIHGHPEGTRAGAAAFRQAVDATVAGVPMDEYAADHAELATALEKWGTETPR, encoded by the coding sequence ATGTCCGGAATCACGTACGAGGACTTCTTGGACCTGTCCTACACGCCGACCGAGACCGACCTCGTCTGTACGTTCCGCATCGCCCCCGCCGACGGGATGAGCATGGAGGCTGCGGCGAGCCGCGTCGCCTCCGAGAGTTCCAACGGCACGTGGGCAGCCCTCCACATCGACGACACCTTCACCGACATGGGCGCGACCACATTCGCAATCGACGGCGATACCATCAAAGTCGCCTACCCCGCGGGCCTGTTCGAGGCCGGCAATATGCCGCAGGTGCTCTCCTGTATCGCAGGGAACATCATGGGGATGAAAGCAGTCGACACCATCCGGCTGGAGGACTGTGAGTGGCCCGAAGCCATCGTCTCGGGCTACCGCGGTCCCCAGTTCGGCTCGGGCGTCCGGAGCGAGATCTTCGGCGTCGAGGACCGGCCCATCCTCGCGACCGTCCCGAAGCCGAAGGTCGGTCTCTCGACGGCCAAACACGCCGAGGTCGGCTACGAGGCGTGGGTCGGCGGCGTCGACCTGCTGAAGGACGACGAGAACCTCACCGACCAGCCGTTCAACCCCTTCTCGGACCGGCTGACCGAGAGCCTCGCCATGCGCGACAAGGCCCAAGACGAGACGGGCGAGGTCAAGAGCTACCTCGTCAACGTCACCGCCGAGACGAACGAGATGCTCGAACGCGCCGACGAGGTCGCCTCGCAGGGCAACGAGTACGTCATGGTCGACGTCGTCACCTGCGGCTGGGCGGCCGTCCAAACGCTCAGAGAGCGGTGTGAGGAACTCGGCCTCGCCATCCACGCCCACCGCGCGATGCACGCGGCCTTCGACCGCCTGCCCGACCACGGCGTCTCGATGCGCGTCCTCGCACAGGTGTCGCGGCTCTGTGGCGTCGACCAGCTCCACACCGGGACGGCGGGACTCGGCAAACTCGCGAACGAGGACACCGTGGGTATCAACGAGTGGCTGCGCTCGGACCTCTACGGCATGACCGACGTGCTGCCGACCGCCTCGGGCGGCCTCCACCCTGGCCTCGTCCCGGCGTTGATGGACGCGACGGGCACCAATATGTGCATCCAGGTCGGCGGCGGCATCCACGGCCACCCCGAGGGGACCCGTGCGGGTGCGGCCGCGTTCCGACAGGCCGTCGACGCGACGGTCGCGGGCGTGCCGATGGACGAGTACGCCGCGGACCACGCCGAACTCGCGACGGCACTGGAGAAGTGGGGGACGGAGACGCCACGGTAG